One region of Lactobacillus johnsonii genomic DNA includes:
- a CDS encoding DHA2 family efflux MFS transporter permease subunit: MAMAALMIGAFVGMLSETSLNIALPQLMDAFHVGSGTIQWLVTGYMLIIGIILPLSSLLTKWFTTRQLVISGLCAFLFGAIISALAPSFEILLLGRMIQGVGTGIVLPLMFTVAMQIFPPNRLGAAMGVCAMVIMLAPAIGPTVTGLILAKLSWNWIFWMFVPFLVVAIIFAFTSLKNTTEITKPKIDYLSIIESAIGFASLVASVSLASDLGLTSPLVIGLFILAIVVLVLYVHRQLMLENPILNLKIFSIPQFRTGALLVMIDFGIILSAMYLLPQFIQNGLSIAVALTGIIMLPGGIINALTSAIAGRIYDSQGAKKPTILGFIIALIGALMLALATPTAPVWYIILAQIILMIGCPLAMSPAQTYALNAIQGPESADGSTIMNTLQQIVGAIATAVATILLAAGQNTIAGSSAVKFTNGTHYGFYFTLVLIVIGLLLSLTIKEDQHS, encoded by the coding sequence ATGGCAATGGCTGCGCTAATGATTGGAGCCTTTGTAGGGATGTTATCTGAGACATCGTTAAACATTGCTTTGCCACAATTAATGGACGCTTTTCATGTCGGAAGCGGCACTATTCAATGGCTCGTTACTGGCTATATGTTAATTATTGGTATTATCTTGCCACTTTCAAGTTTACTTACTAAGTGGTTTACAACTCGACAATTGGTTATTTCTGGTCTATGTGCTTTCTTATTTGGAGCGATTATTTCTGCTTTAGCACCTAGTTTTGAAATTTTACTTTTGGGAAGAATGATTCAAGGAGTCGGAACAGGTATTGTCTTACCGTTAATGTTTACTGTCGCAATGCAAATTTTCCCGCCTAATCGTTTAGGAGCAGCAATGGGTGTTTGCGCTATGGTAATTATGTTAGCTCCCGCAATCGGACCAACAGTTACTGGTTTAATCTTAGCCAAATTATCTTGGAATTGGATTTTTTGGATGTTCGTACCATTTTTAGTAGTAGCAATTATTTTTGCTTTTACTTCATTAAAAAACACAACTGAAATTACTAAGCCTAAAATCGATTATCTTTCTATTATTGAATCTGCCATTGGTTTTGCCAGTCTAGTTGCTAGTGTTAGCTTAGCCTCTGACCTAGGTTTGACTTCACCACTTGTAATAGGATTATTTATTCTAGCAATTGTTGTTTTGGTACTTTATGTTCATCGACAACTTATGTTAGAAAATCCAATTTTGAATTTAAAAATATTTTCTATTCCACAGTTTCGAACTGGTGCCCTGTTAGTCATGATTGATTTTGGCATTATTTTGTCCGCAATGTATCTATTGCCACAATTTATCCAAAATGGGCTTTCAATTGCTGTTGCGCTTACCGGTATCATCATGCTTCCAGGCGGTATTATCAATGCTTTAACATCTGCTATCGCTGGTCGAATTTATGATAGTCAAGGTGCTAAGAAACCTACTATTTTAGGTTTTATTATTGCTTTAATCGGTGCTCTAATGCTTGCCTTAGCTACACCAACTGCTCCAGTTTGGTATATTATTTTAGCTCAGATCATTCTAATGATTGGTTGTCCCTTAGCTATGTCGCCTGCCCAAACTTATGCTCTAAACGCGATTCAAGGACCAGAATCTGCTGATGGTTCAACAATCATGAATACCCTTCAACAAATTGTAGGTGCGATTGCGACTGCCGTTGCAACTATTCTATTAGCTGCAGGCCAAAACACCATCGCTGGCTCCAGTGCTGTTAAATTCACTAATGGTACTCACTACGGCTTTTACTTCACTCTAGTTTTAATTGTAATTGGATTATTATTAAGCCTAACTATTAAAGAGGATCAACACTCTTAG
- a CDS encoding glycosyltransferase family 2 protein: MKKLSIIVPCYNEEESVPLFYPAVNKVMDTIPDLEPEYWFINDGSKDNTLKEIKELRKKDPEHVHFVSFSRNFGKESALYAGLQAATGDYVVVMDVDLQDPPKFLPQMYDLIKTGEYDCIGTRRVDRTGEAKFKSFLSDMFYKVVNKISDTEIVPGARDYRMMTRQMVDAVLDMPEYNRFSKGIFSWVGFKTKYLDYHNVERVAGESDWNTWKLFKYAMDGIADFSQAPLNLAVWIGTGSFILSLIGLIAVIIRRVLYPGSSIFGWASMVCIILLLGGLQLLCIGILGKYIGRVYIQVKNRPIYIIKEKK; this comes from the coding sequence ATGAAAAAATTATCAATTATAGTTCCTTGTTATAATGAAGAGGAATCTGTACCACTTTTTTATCCCGCAGTGAATAAAGTAATGGATACTATTCCCGATCTAGAACCAGAATATTGGTTTATTAACGATGGATCAAAGGATAATACCCTAAAAGAAATTAAAGAACTACGCAAGAAGGATCCCGAGCATGTACACTTTGTTTCCTTTTCAAGAAACTTTGGTAAGGAATCTGCTCTTTACGCTGGACTTCAAGCAGCAACTGGAGACTATGTAGTTGTAATGGATGTTGACTTACAAGATCCTCCTAAGTTCTTACCACAAATGTATGATCTAATTAAAACGGGAGAATACGACTGTATCGGAACCCGTAGAGTGGATCGTACCGGAGAAGCTAAATTTAAGTCATTCCTAAGTGATATGTTCTATAAGGTAGTTAATAAGATCTCTGATACTGAAATCGTACCAGGAGCTCGTGACTACCGAATGATGACTCGTCAAATGGTAGACGCAGTTTTGGATATGCCTGAGTATAACCGTTTTTCAAAAGGTATTTTCTCTTGGGTTGGTTTTAAGACCAAGTATTTAGACTATCACAACGTTGAACGTGTTGCTGGTGAAAGTGACTGGAACACTTGGAAGTTATTCAAATATGCCATGGATGGGATTGCTGACTTTTCTCAAGCTCCACTTAACTTAGCTGTCTGGATTGGTACAGGATCGTTTATCTTATCACTTATTGGATTGATAGCAGTAATTATCCGTCGTGTGCTTTACCCAGGTTCAAGCATTTTTGGTTGGGCTTCAATGGTATGCATTATATTGCTACTGGGTGGCCTGCAACTTCTCTGCATTGGTATTTTAGGTAAATATATTGGTAGGGTATATATTCAAGTTAAAAATCGACCAATTTATATTATTAAAGAGAAAAAATAA
- a CDS encoding GtrA family protein produces the protein MGIFKRILHNEDLRQLIIYVLIGVLGLGVDFGIFAILTHFKMQVEVANFISSSCGLINNFFWNSFLNFKVHDKLLVRFISYYLVGQITTLFTTVCLFIFVTQLGYNQLIVKAVSTFIATLIQFVINKLLTFRKIKTTKPKVDVRK, from the coding sequence GTGGGTATTTTTAAAAGAATACTTCATAATGAAGACTTGCGACAGTTAATAATTTATGTATTAATTGGTGTGTTAGGATTAGGTGTTGACTTTGGAATTTTTGCCATTCTAACTCACTTTAAGATGCAAGTCGAAGTAGCTAATTTTATTTCATCATCTTGTGGGTTGATCAACAACTTTTTCTGGAATAGTTTTCTTAACTTTAAGGTTCACGATAAATTATTAGTAAGATTTATCTCCTATTATTTAGTAGGACAAATCACAACTTTGTTTACAACTGTCTGCCTATTTATTTTTGTAACTCAACTTGGTTATAATCAATTGATTGTAAAGGCTGTTTCTACATTTATCGCTACCTTGATACAATTTGTAATTAATAAGTTACTTACCTTTAGAAAAATTAAAACTACTAAACCAAAAGTAGACGTTAGAAAGTAA
- a CDS encoding DUF6287 domain-containing protein, with product MKKKALITAGILSTLLLAGCSNQNTSSGNHDSKKSSVVSTKRSSNQSSQSKKNTEEMDNAQSSSSSSANKSQSSSSVKQSNNKSEKETKNTAKSNNSDDKMNFDQIEQGNYSSLAGT from the coding sequence ATGAAAAAGAAAGCATTAATTACAGCAGGAATATTGTCGACACTTTTATTAGCAGGCTGTAGTAATCAAAATACAAGTAGTGGAAACCATGATAGTAAGAAAAGTTCAGTAGTTTCTACTAAAAGGAGCTCGAATCAAAGCAGTCAGTCTAAAAAGAATACAGAAGAAATGGATAATGCACAATCTTCTAGCTCTAGTTCGGCTAATAAGAGTCAAAGTAGCTCTAGTGTAAAGCAATCAAATAATAAATCTGAAAAAGAAACAAAAAATACTGCTAAAAGCAATAACAGTGATGACAAGATGAATTTTGATCAGATTGAGCAAGGAAACTATAGCAGCTTAGCTGGAACCTGA
- the rpsN gene encoding 30S ribosomal protein S14: MAKKSKIVKAAKQRELIKKYYELKEAGDVEALAKLPLDAHPTHYHNRDLHDGRPHGYMRKFGMSRLRFKELAHKGQLPGVRKASW; the protein is encoded by the coding sequence ATGGCAAAAAAATCCAAAATCGTTAAAGCTGCTAAACAGCGTGAATTAATCAAGAAATACTATGAATTAAAAGAAGCTGGTGACGTAGAAGCATTAGCAAAATTACCGCTTGATGCTCACCCAACTCACTACCATAACCGTGATTTACATGATGGTAGACCACATGGTTATATGCGTAAGTTTGGTATGTCACGTTTACGCTTTAAAGAATTAGCACACAAGGGACAACTTCCTGGCGTGCGCAAAGCTAGTTGGTAA